From the Chloroflexota bacterium genome, the window CATCAGGGCCAGGTACGCCCGCTCGTCCAGGTTCCCCTCCGCATGCCCGAGGATATAGCGTCCCCCCACACGCCCGCGCTCGGCCGCGGCCACCATGCCCTGAACGACATCCGCCACCGGCACGAAGTTCACGCCGCCCTCCGGATAGGGCAGCCATCGGCCGCGCAGGAACGCCAACAGGCGACGCCCCGTGGCGCTGGGAGCCACGTCCTCCGGCCCCACGCAGGCCGTGGGATGCACGATCACCACCGGCAGGCCCGCGTCGGCCATCGTTCGCGCGATCAACTCGCCGAAGAACTTGGAGCGTACGTAATGAGAGGCGTCCCATAAATTGAACGGGACCGATTCGTCGGGGATGGAGCCATCCGGCGGGCGGCCGATGGTGCCGACCGTGCTGGTGTGCACGATCCGCTCCACGCCCGCGTCCCGGGCCGCCAGCAGCAGGTTGAGCGTCCCCCGCACGTTCACCTGATACATCCGGTCGATATCCTCCGGGCGGGTGGAATACGCGGCGGCGAGGTGGTACACCACCCGGCAACCGGCCACGGCTGCTGCCGCCGATTCCGGCCGGACCAGATCGCCCACGACGACCTCCGCCCCCTTCTCCGCCAGGAGGGCCGCCGATTCCGGGCGTCGGACCAGGACCCGCACCGATTCGCCGCGGGCGAGCAGCAGGCGAGCCAGATGCCGCCCGATGAAGCCCGTCGCCCCCGTCACCAACACGCTCATCGAAGCCGGCTCCGCAGTCGCGCCCACAGGCCGGCGCCTCGCGCCTCGACGGCTCGCCCCAACATGTCCAGCCAATCATCCCGCACGCCCAGGCCCGGCGCCAGATCCAATCCCGGATACCAGATAAACGGCTTCACGTGCACCCGCACCGCCTCCGGCAGGCGCCGCACGAACCCGGCCGTGCGACGCACGGTCGCCTCCGTCTCGCCCGGCAGCCCGGTCATCACGAAGACCCGACAGGTGAGGCCCGCCTCCACCGCAGCCTTCGCCACATCCAGCGAGCGTCGGACATATCGCTCGGCCTCGCCCCGATCCGCCACCCGTCTCGTCGCGATCAGGAGATCCGGATCCGCGCTCTCCACGCCGATCTTCACCGTTATACAGCCGGCCGCCCGCATCTCCGCCAGCAACGGGGGATCGAAGTGCTCCGGGCGGGATTCACACTCCCACGCCAGCGAGATCCCCATGCGACGGATCCCCTCGCATAGCGCCAACACCCGCCTCCGATCCCTGGCGAACACCGGGTCACGAAACACGACGCGGGGCGGATCGAAGCGCTCCGCCAGCCACCGTAACTCCTCCAACACGCGCTCCACCGATCGCTTTCGAAGCCGATCCCCCATGCCCAGCACATACGGGCAATAGGAACAGCCGTCGGGACACCCCCGGCTGCTGAACACGGTGAGAAACCGATAGCGCTGCCACGGGACCACATCCCAGGCCGGAAAGGGCAAGCCATCCAGGTCGATCAGGCGATCGTCCCTCCCGTAGCCGGGGACCCCCAACCCAGAGGGCGACAGCTGCCCCCGTCCGCCATTCGCGACGGCCCGGATCGCGGCGGGCAACGCCATCTCCGGCTCGCCCACCAGGGCGGCGTCCGCCACATCCTCGGCCAGCCAGACCTCCGCCGCGGCCGCGGGCCCTACCAGCAACGAGCGCACGCCCGGCCGTTCCTGGCGCAACCGCCGCAGGAACGCGATGTCCGCCGATCGGGTCGCGTGGCTCACCTGGGCCACGACGACCGCCCGCTCGGGCACCCGGGCCAGCGCCTCCGAAGCATCCCACCCCTCGGCCACCGCGTCCAACAGGACGAACGGCTCCCCGGCGGCGCGAAGAACTGCCGCTGCCGTGGCCAGCAGATGCGGGGGATAGGCGAAGCCGCCCGCGGGAGCCAGCGCTCCCATGCCCCCTGCCCCTTCACGCACGGCGCGGCGGCCCGGCGGATCCGGCGGGTTCAGCAGGACCACCGGCCCAGCGCTCACGTCCGAGACACCAGCCATACGCCGAAACAGATGATGAACACGCCTATCCAGCGTCCCAAGCTCACGCCCTCGCCCAGCCACAGCCAGGACACCAGCACGACGGCCACATAGCCCAGGCTCAGCACGGGGTACGCGTAGCTCAGATCCACCCGGGACAGCACAACCAGCCAGAAGACGGCGCTGAGCCCATACGCCACCACGCCCAACAACACGGACGGCGTGGTGATCACGCGGACGAAGGAAGCGGGAATCGCCGACAGGTCGTTCCCGATGACCCCCACCTGGTTCATCCCGTTCTTCATCATGAACTGGCCCAGCACATTGAAAGCCACGGTGATGAACAGCAACACAGGTTCTCGCAAAGCTGATTCGCCTCCGGCTTCAGATTTTATGTCGTCCCCCACAGCAGGCCGGGCATCCACGCCGGCCGATCTCCACCCCAGCAGGCCGAGCCCCCACGCTCGGCCGCCAGCGACAGCATGGGAGCTGTCGCCGCTAGAAGCGGGCGGGCATCCACGCCGGCCGCCCCCACCTCAGCAGGCCGAACCCCCGCACCCGGCCTCCAGCGACAGCATGGGAGCTGTCGCTGCTAGAGGCGGCCGGGCATCCACGCCGGCCGACCCCACCCCAGCAGGCCGAGCCCCCACGCTCGGCCGCCAGCGACAGCATGGGAGCTGTCGCCGCTAGAAGCGGGCGGGCATCCACGCCGGCCGCCCCACCCCAGCAGGCCGAGCTCCCACCCTCGGCCCCAATTCCCGCGCCCGGCCGCCGACTCAACCAGGCGGCCGAGGGGGGCACGAAAGCCCCTCCAACCGCAACCGATACACCAGGGTGGTCCGCCGCGCCTTGAACCCAGCCACGTACTCCAGCTCGGGCGGCACACCCTCCGGGTCCAGCAGAAAGCTCAACTGCGGCCGTAGCCGGGTGATCTCCCAATCATCGACCACCAGATAGCACGCGCCGTGCGCCAGTGCATACGCCTTCACCTGAGGCCACGTCGCGTTCGGGAACGCCACCAACGGCCGGTCGGCATACAGCGCCACCTCCGGGTTCCGGGACATGATGGGTGTGCCCGGGGCCGTATGCTCCGCCAGCCACAGCCCGGCTGTCCGATGAGACGGCGTCAGGCTGGCCTGCCCCTTCCACGCCGCGACCCTTTGCCCCCACACGCCCCATATCAGCAGCAACGCCACCAACACGATCGCCCACTCAACCTGTCGGGACCGTCCCGACTGCCATCGCCCGGCCATGGCATCCGCCCACTTCGCCCCGTGCAGGACACCTCGCGCGGCCCACACCAGCGCCAGAGGCACCAGCGGGAGCAACAGACGCGGCTGCACATGGAAGAAAGGCACCACCCCCACCGGCACCATCGCCGCCAGCCAGAACGCCTCCCCTGCCCATCGTCGGCGATCCCAGGGACGCTTCCACAGGCCCAATGCGATCAGGCCGACGATCGGGAGGCCCAACAGCACATCGGGCAACAAGTCCCAGGCCTTGAAGAGATTGCGCCGCAGCCGCCGCAGCGCCCCCCGGGGATCCGTCCGGACCACATCGGCCAGGCCGATCTCGAACCGCTCCGGGGAGAGCCACACGATCTCCTTCCCGCTGCGATCCAGGGCGGCCGCGTAATCGTGCCCGAGACCGCTCCCCAGCTCCGTCACCCGCATGCCCAAGACGATGGTGATCCCCAGCTTCCCGCTCAACATCAGGCGGCCGGTGTGATGATACAGATATCCCACGTAAGGAGCGATCACCAACAGGAACGAGAGGGCATACAGCACGACCGCCCGCCAGCCCCGCCGTCGCCAGGCCGCCACGGCGATGGCGATGATCAGATACCCGCCCCACCAGATGAGCCCCTCCGGCCGGGTCAGGTAAGCGGCGCCCAGGGCCAACCCCGCCGCCAGGCCAGCCGACCACCGCCCATGGCACAGCATGCGCCAGATCCCCCACAGTCCCCCCAGCAGGAACATCAGGAAGATGGACTCGGTCAGGCTCCCCCAATATAACGGC encodes:
- a CDS encoding NAD-dependent epimerase/dehydratase family protein, yielding MSVLVTGATGFIGRHLARLLLARGESVRVLVRRPESAALLAEKGAEVVVGDLVRPESAAAAVAGCRVVYHLAAAYSTRPEDIDRMYQVNVRGTLNLLLAARDAGVERIVHTSTVGTIGRPPDGSIPDESVPFNLWDASHYVRSKFFGELIARTMADAGLPVVIVHPTACVGPEDVAPSATGRRLLAFLRGRWLPYPEGGVNFVPVADVVQGMVAAAERGRVGGRYILGHAEGNLDERAYLALMERISGQPPPARPRTGLWARLRGRTDRPRHLPQALTADPTLAIRELGMPQSDLERAFSQAIAWFRSHGYVERKRGS
- a CDS encoding radical SAM protein, with product MSAGPVVLLNPPDPPGRRAVREGAGGMGALAPAGGFAYPPHLLATAAAVLRAAGEPFVLLDAVAEGWDASEALARVPERAVVVAQVSHATRSADIAFLRRLRQERPGVRSLLVGPAAAAEVWLAEDVADAALVGEPEMALPAAIRAVANGGRGQLSPSGLGVPGYGRDDRLIDLDGLPFPAWDVVPWQRYRFLTVFSSRGCPDGCSYCPYVLGMGDRLRKRSVERVLEELRWLAERFDPPRVVFRDPVFARDRRRVLALCEGIRRMGISLAWECESRPEHFDPPLLAEMRAAGCITVKIGVESADPDLLIATRRVADRGEAERYVRRSLDVAKAAVEAGLTCRVFVMTGLPGETEATVRRTAGFVRRLPEAVRVHVKPFIWYPGLDLAPGLGVRDDWLDMLGRAVEARGAGLWARLRSRLR
- a CDS encoding EamA family transporter, coding for MREPVLLFITVAFNVLGQFMMKNGMNQVGVIGNDLSAIPASFVRVITTPSVLLGVVAYGLSAVFWLVVLSRVDLSYAYPVLSLGYVAVVLVSWLWLGEGVSLGRWIGVFIICFGVWLVSRT
- a CDS encoding glycosyltransferase family 39 protein, producing the protein MRRRWVIGLAIVGVALACRLPWSLLPRAVRWDEPDFLILARHLLRGEGYQVFGVPELIWPPGAPALTAVSLLVGVPIEQALAVWHALAGAVACGLLYGLSRDVTGDGRVAAISGLLAAVSPALAVWPLYWGSLTESIFLMFLLGGLWGIWRMLCHGRWSAGLAAGLALGAAYLTRPEGLIWWGGYLIIAIAVAAWRRRGWRAVVLYALSFLLVIAPYVGYLYHHTGRLMLSGKLGITIVLGMRVTELGSGLGHDYAAALDRSGKEIVWLSPERFEIGLADVVRTDPRGALRRLRRNLFKAWDLLPDVLLGLPIVGLIALGLWKRPWDRRRWAGEAFWLAAMVPVGVVPFFHVQPRLLLPLVPLALVWAARGVLHGAKWADAMAGRWQSGRSRQVEWAIVLVALLLIWGVWGQRVAAWKGQASLTPSHRTAGLWLAEHTAPGTPIMSRNPEVALYADRPLVAFPNATWPQVKAYALAHGACYLVVDDWEITRLRPQLSFLLDPEGVPPELEYVAGFKARRTTLVYRLRLEGLSCPPRPPG